Proteins encoded together in one uncultured Sphaerochaeta sp. window:
- a CDS encoding response regulator transcription factor has translation MAETQDLIYIVEDHEVIREGVRQYLELSGYQVKGFATLRAVREAVAREVPSLLIQDVMLPDGDGFAFVKQLKEKCDCPVIFMTARSEESDRILGFELGADDYISKPFSPKELVLRVQAVLRRYRNNSYSPSDGFLYVNDHSMRFDETDHQLLVDGGEVILTAAEWRILAFLIENSHHLVSRSQILEECFDYAVDSYERVVDTHIKNIRSKLGDGPWIETVRGYGYRFIGHEKEGAVL, from the coding sequence ATGGCAGAAACACAGGACCTTATATATATAGTAGAGGATCATGAAGTGATCCGTGAGGGGGTTCGCCAGTACCTTGAACTCTCGGGGTATCAAGTAAAAGGGTTTGCAACCCTTAGGGCGGTTCGTGAGGCTGTCGCCAGAGAGGTTCCATCCCTGCTTATCCAGGATGTCATGCTTCCTGACGGGGATGGTTTTGCTTTTGTGAAACAGCTCAAGGAGAAGTGTGACTGTCCGGTGATTTTCATGACTGCACGTAGTGAGGAGAGTGACAGGATCCTTGGGTTTGAACTCGGGGCTGATGACTATATCTCAAAGCCCTTCAGCCCAAAGGAGTTGGTACTCAGGGTGCAGGCAGTGCTCAGACGATATAGGAACAATAGTTACAGCCCAAGCGATGGCTTTCTTTACGTGAATGACCACTCGATGCGCTTTGATGAGACCGATCATCAACTTCTGGTTGATGGAGGGGAGGTTATCCTGACCGCAGCAGAGTGGAGAATCCTTGCATTCCTGATCGAAAACTCACATCACTTGGTTTCTCGTTCCCAAATTCTTGAGGAGTGTTTCGACTATGCTGTCGATTCCTACGAACGGGTGGTCGATACCCATATAAAGAATATCCGCTCCAAACTTGGAGACGGCCCCTGGATCGAGACGGTTCGTGGCTACGGATACCGTTTCATTGGGCATGAGAAGGAAGGCGCAGTGCTATGA
- a CDS encoding response regulator transcription factor, which produces MKMIYVVDPTGEDREGVKQYLELSGYEVHVFEDLHAVQIAISRQVPDLMLLEVQFSDGDGFSYIKKLKQTHSFPVIFVTSRVAESDRILGFELGADDYVCKPFSFKELVLRVHALFRRIDVSVSSYRGGSSWVLAGSVLQFDEVSHLFTLDGSQIPLTAAEWRIMSYLVSNSGILITRSQILEHCFDYSFESYDRIVDTHVKNMRAKMGPMGPQWIETVRGYGYRFAGKSTSSLPGKGSEGQE; this is translated from the coding sequence ATGAAGATGATTTATGTCGTTGACCCCACAGGTGAGGATCGAGAAGGGGTGAAACAGTATCTCGAACTTTCAGGATACGAGGTGCATGTGTTTGAGGATTTGCATGCTGTGCAGATAGCCATAAGTCGTCAAGTTCCTGACTTGATGCTCCTGGAAGTGCAGTTCTCAGATGGGGATGGCTTCAGCTATATCAAGAAACTGAAGCAGACCCATTCATTTCCGGTCATCTTCGTGACAAGCAGGGTTGCTGAGAGTGATCGCATCCTAGGCTTCGAGTTGGGGGCTGACGACTATGTATGCAAGCCGTTCAGCTTCAAGGAGTTGGTGCTCAGGGTCCACGCACTGTTTCGTCGAATTGATGTCAGTGTCTCCTCCTACCGGGGAGGTTCTAGCTGGGTGTTGGCAGGGTCTGTTTTGCAGTTCGACGAGGTAAGTCACCTCTTCACCTTGGACGGCTCGCAGATACCGCTTACTGCTGCAGAGTGGAGGATTATGAGTTACTTGGTAAGCAATAGTGGAATCCTCATCACCCGCTCACAGATATTGGAGCACTGCTTTGACTATAGTTTTGAGTCGTATGACCGAATTGTCGATACACATGTGAAGAATATGCGTGCAAAGATGGGGCCCATGGGGCCTCAGTGGATCGAGACAGTCAGGGGATATGGTTACCGGTTCGCCGGTAAGAGTACTTCCAGCCTTCCCGGGAAGGGAAGCGAAGGGCAGGAATAA
- a CDS encoding NusG domain II-containing protein gives MKLRWKTLIGDTLILSLCILALVAISRQTAGGGSGYVQVQSSEATYRYSLDVDREITVQGPLGATHIVIEDGHAHIEDSACPTKSCTFQKPISNARSWIACLPNQVLLTIVGSESENLEVDDVAN, from the coding sequence ATGAAACTCAGGTGGAAAACCCTCATTGGAGACACACTCATACTTAGCCTTTGCATTCTTGCCCTTGTTGCCATCAGCAGACAGACTGCCGGCGGGGGAAGCGGGTATGTGCAAGTTCAGAGCAGTGAAGCCACCTATCGATACAGCCTCGATGTCGATCGTGAGATTACCGTACAGGGGCCACTTGGTGCGACCCACATAGTCATCGAGGATGGTCACGCCCATATCGAGGACTCCGCCTGCCCCACCAAGAGCTGCACCTTCCAGAAACCCATTTCAAATGCACGCTCCTGGATTGCGTGCCTTCCAAACCAGGTGCTGCTTACCATCGTAGGCAGCGAAAGCGAGAATCTGGAGGTTGATGATGTCGCAAACTGA
- a CDS encoding Gx transporter family protein, translating to MSQTEKKIAFISAATLLLSTLEYLIPKPLPFLRLGLANLPLLVILDGMSFGPFFIILLLKAVGQGMVSGTLFSYLFLISLAGTLSSGIAMKGAKQLLGIRVSLVGCSLLGAFVSNLSQLQVASWVAYGPSIWIAAPLMLALGMVTSFALGLLAEIYLQRGTTGKALTQGTLSLSIPPTEEKVPHKHLLFASLLAIVAILLAKGLVTLAVITALMYLLQWVAGRRIRIIPALMLIFSLVVLSLFEPNGKVLLSMGTLAFTEGSLTIALTKALRLLSLLAASQSLSASNPKIEGKAGTLLALTLAYFSLLTRSFRETKGSVIQRVDQALQATASGKGTDKTPPVTHKKPINIPLFLFIVLGVLAVSLISLIVY from the coding sequence ATGTCGCAAACTGAGAAAAAAATTGCCTTCATCAGCGCAGCCACCCTCCTGCTCTCCACCTTGGAGTACCTTATCCCCAAGCCCCTTCCCTTCCTTCGTCTGGGATTGGCAAACCTTCCCCTCCTGGTCATCCTCGATGGCATGTCCTTCGGCCCTTTCTTCATCATCCTGCTACTCAAGGCAGTAGGCCAAGGCATGGTAAGCGGAACACTTTTCTCCTACCTCTTCCTGATTTCCCTTGCAGGGACCCTGAGCAGTGGCATTGCCATGAAAGGGGCTAAGCAACTCCTTGGAATCAGGGTAAGCCTTGTTGGTTGTTCCCTGCTTGGGGCCTTTGTAAGCAATCTGTCTCAACTCCAGGTTGCTTCCTGGGTTGCCTATGGACCCTCCATCTGGATAGCCGCACCGCTTATGCTTGCACTGGGTATGGTCACCAGCTTTGCGTTGGGACTGCTTGCTGAGATCTATCTGCAGAGGGGAACAACGGGAAAAGCTCTCACGCAGGGAACCCTTTCCCTCTCCATACCTCCCACCGAAGAGAAGGTCCCTCACAAACACCTGCTTTTTGCCTCTCTGCTTGCCATTGTTGCAATCCTCCTCGCGAAGGGCCTTGTCACACTTGCTGTTATCACCGCATTGATGTATCTCCTGCAATGGGTCGCTGGGAGAAGAATCCGGATCATACCAGCCCTCATGCTTATCTTCTCGCTGGTTGTATTAAGTCTTTTTGAACCAAATGGGAAGGTATTGCTCAGCATGGGTACGCTTGCATTCACCGAAGGATCACTAACGATTGCTCTTACCAAGGCTCTCCGCCTGCTCTCGCTCCTTGCAGCCAGCCAGAGCCTGAGTGCAAGTAATCCAAAGATAGAAGGCAAGGCTGGTACCCTGCTTGCCCTCACCCTTGCCTATTTCAGCCTGCTCACCCGATCATTCCGGGAAACAAAAGGCTCTGTCATACAACGTGTGGATCAGGCACTGCAGGCAACTGCAAGTGGGAAGGGCACTGATAAAACACCTCCTGTCACGCATAAAAAGCCAATCAACATACCACTGTTCCTTTTTATTGTTTTGGGTGTACTTGCTGTCTCACTCATAAGCTTAATAGTATATTAA
- the adhE gene encoding bifunctional acetaldehyde-CoA/alcohol dehydrogenase, translated as MADKKQTEELFAGQKALQDMIERVKRAQAKFATYSQEQVDAIFRSAAIAANDERIKLALMAVKETGMGIVEDKVIKNHFSAEYIFNKYKDDKTCGIIEVDQAFGIKKIAEPKGVICGIIPTTNPTSTAIFKSLIALKTRNAIIFSPHPRAKECTCEAARIILEAAVKAGAPEDIIGWIDEPSIEKTDYLMKNKLVNLILATGGPSMVKSAYSSGIPAIGVGPGNTPALMDKSADVKMAVSSILMSKTFDNGVVCASEQAVICHKDIYDAVKKEFSDRGARFLTKKEADMLRKVILDPKRGTVNPAIVGQKASKVAEIAGFTVPETTKVLIGEVEHADASEPFAHEKLSPVLAMYKCDNYGEGTNMAATLVALGGYGHTSVLYIDENETEKVDTYSRTVKTSRVLVNMPASQGAIGDIYNFRLEPSLTLGCGSWGNNSISENVGPKHLLNIKTEAARRENMLWFKLPPKTYFKYGCLPVALGELKGKKRAFIITDSFLFTSGMVDKITDTLDAMGIECETFHQVKPDPTLGTITEGMKLINAFKPDVLIGLGGGSPMDAAKIMWLLYEHPEVQFDGLALRFMDIQKRIYAFPNMGKKAELVCVPTTSGTGSEVTPFAIITDEKSGMKYAIADYALTPTMAIVDSELAMGMPKGLTASCGVDVLTHALEALASSMSTDYTNGLSLEAARVIFKYLPKAYRDGTDKKAREKVHNASTIAGMAFSNAFLGVCHSMAHKLGAQFHIPHGMANALLLCNVIRYNATDNPTKQASFPQYEYPSAVSRYARAADYIAMIVNEQENTPYIKTTATDSQDKKVEALVAGIEMLKKELDIPSSIKEWGIKEEDFLAVVDELAVKAFDDQCTGTNPRYPLIGEIKQLYLDCFYGRVYQEA; from the coding sequence ATGGCTGATAAGAAACAAACCGAAGAGCTTTTTGCAGGACAGAAAGCACTCCAGGACATGATCGAACGTGTAAAACGTGCACAAGCCAAATTCGCTACCTATTCACAGGAACAGGTCGATGCCATATTCCGCTCTGCTGCCATTGCAGCGAACGACGAGCGTATCAAGTTGGCCTTAATGGCGGTGAAAGAGACCGGCATGGGCATTGTGGAGGATAAGGTTATCAAGAACCACTTCTCTGCAGAATACATCTTCAACAAATACAAGGATGACAAGACCTGTGGGATCATAGAGGTGGACCAGGCATTCGGTATCAAGAAAATTGCTGAACCGAAGGGCGTCATTTGCGGCATTATCCCTACCACAAACCCAACCAGTACTGCAATCTTCAAGAGTTTGATCGCCTTAAAGACTCGTAACGCAATCATCTTCAGCCCACACCCAAGAGCAAAAGAGTGCACTTGTGAAGCAGCCCGTATCATTCTTGAGGCTGCAGTGAAGGCAGGGGCACCTGAGGACATCATCGGCTGGATCGATGAACCCTCCATTGAGAAAACAGACTACCTGATGAAAAACAAGCTGGTGAATCTTATCCTTGCCACCGGTGGTCCCTCTATGGTCAAGAGCGCCTATTCCTCCGGTATCCCTGCCATCGGGGTTGGTCCTGGCAATACCCCTGCCCTTATGGACAAGAGTGCAGACGTCAAGATGGCGGTCAGCTCGATTCTCATGAGCAAGACCTTTGACAATGGAGTGGTCTGTGCAAGTGAACAGGCAGTAATTTGCCACAAGGACATCTATGATGCAGTAAAGAAAGAGTTTTCTGATCGTGGTGCACGATTCCTCACAAAGAAGGAAGCTGACATGCTTCGCAAGGTCATCCTCGACCCAAAGCGTGGGACCGTAAACCCAGCCATTGTTGGACAGAAAGCTTCCAAGGTAGCTGAAATCGCTGGATTCACCGTTCCCGAGACCACCAAGGTCCTTATTGGGGAGGTGGAACATGCCGATGCTTCTGAACCATTTGCCCATGAAAAACTCAGTCCGGTATTGGCAATGTACAAGTGTGACAACTATGGGGAGGGAACCAACATGGCAGCAACCTTGGTTGCCTTGGGTGGTTACGGGCATACCAGTGTGCTCTACATTGATGAGAATGAGACAGAGAAGGTTGACACCTACAGCAGGACTGTTAAGACCAGCCGTGTATTGGTGAACATGCCTGCCAGCCAGGGAGCAATTGGGGACATCTACAACTTCCGCCTGGAGCCTTCCCTCACCCTTGGCTGTGGTTCTTGGGGAAACAACTCGATCAGCGAGAACGTAGGACCAAAACACCTGTTGAACATCAAGACCGAAGCTGCCAGGAGGGAAAACATGCTCTGGTTCAAACTGCCTCCAAAGACGTATTTCAAGTACGGCTGTCTGCCTGTTGCCCTTGGCGAGTTGAAGGGTAAGAAGCGCGCATTCATCATCACCGACTCATTCCTGTTCACCAGTGGTATGGTGGATAAGATCACCGATACACTCGATGCAATGGGTATCGAATGTGAAACATTCCATCAGGTAAAACCCGATCCTACCTTGGGCACCATTACCGAGGGAATGAAGCTGATAAATGCTTTCAAACCCGATGTACTCATCGGTCTTGGCGGTGGTTCCCCTATGGATGCTGCAAAGATCATGTGGTTGCTCTACGAGCACCCGGAGGTACAGTTCGATGGGCTTGCTTTGCGGTTCATGGATATCCAGAAGCGAATCTATGCATTCCCCAACATGGGAAAGAAAGCCGAGCTTGTATGTGTACCTACCACCAGTGGTACTGGTAGTGAGGTTACCCCCTTTGCCATCATCACTGATGAGAAAAGTGGAATGAAATACGCAATTGCAGACTATGCACTCACCCCGACCATGGCGATCGTGGATAGTGAGCTAGCCATGGGAATGCCCAAGGGGCTGACCGCAAGCTGTGGTGTTGATGTATTGACCCATGCCCTGGAAGCACTTGCCTCGAGTATGTCCACCGACTATACCAATGGATTGAGCCTGGAAGCGGCCCGCGTCATCTTCAAGTACCTGCCAAAGGCGTATCGGGATGGAACGGACAAGAAAGCACGTGAGAAGGTTCACAATGCCTCGACCATCGCAGGTATGGCCTTCAGCAATGCATTCCTGGGAGTCTGTCACTCGATGGCACATAAGTTGGGAGCCCAGTTCCATATTCCCCATGGTATGGCAAATGCGCTGCTGCTCTGTAATGTCATTCGCTACAATGCAACGGACAACCCGACAAAGCAGGCTTCCTTCCCACAGTACGAGTACCCCTCCGCTGTGAGCAGGTATGCAAGAGCTGCTGACTACATTGCCATGATAGTAAATGAACAGGAGAATACTCCCTACATCAAGACTACGGCAACCGATAGCCAGGACAAGAAAGTTGAGGCCTTGGTTGCAGGGATTGAGATGCTGAAAAAGGAACTTGATATACCTTCCTCCATCAAGGAGTGGGGCATCAAGGAGGAGGACTTCCTGGCAGTGGTTGACGAGCTTGCAGTGAAAGCATTCGATGACCAGTGCACGGGAACCAACCCCCGCTACCCCTTGATCGGCGAGATCAAGCAACTCTACCTGGACTGTTTCTATGGAAGGGTGTACCAGGAAGCCTAG
- a CDS encoding Cof-type HAD-IIB family hydrolase has translation MFECKLICTDIDGTLLDPNHQISDRTKEAIRRARRKGIIVALVSGRISGSLTLIQEELGITGPLGCFNGSLVLDEDGKELEAHPIRGEQCTQVLSYLAQTELECFVFTNESWYMHEMNAWYDVEVKASRTQGRITSLDSLCDTLGAGERPFKLLAMHNDPEYMRKQEKALQTRFGSSLNIFSSSPRYIEILARGVDKGHAVRSLCESYGVGPGTVMAVGDYYNDIGMFRAAGYAVAMANAPDEVKAHAHACTASNSEDGLALAIESVL, from the coding sequence ATGTTTGAATGCAAACTCATCTGTACAGATATTGACGGAACCCTGCTTGATCCAAACCACCAGATCAGCGACAGAACAAAGGAAGCCATTCGCCGTGCTCGGAGAAAGGGCATTATCGTTGCGCTTGTCAGCGGCAGGATCTCAGGAAGTCTTACCCTGATCCAAGAGGAACTGGGAATCACCGGACCACTGGGGTGTTTCAATGGTTCACTCGTGCTTGATGAGGACGGAAAGGAACTGGAAGCACATCCCATCAGAGGGGAGCAGTGTACGCAAGTCCTCTCCTACCTTGCACAGACCGAGCTTGAGTGCTTTGTTTTTACCAATGAGAGTTGGTACATGCATGAAATGAATGCCTGGTACGATGTAGAAGTGAAAGCTTCACGCACACAAGGACGTATTACCTCCCTGGACAGTCTTTGTGATACGCTAGGCGCGGGTGAGAGACCCTTCAAGCTCTTGGCTATGCATAATGACCCTGAATATATGAGGAAACAAGAGAAAGCGTTGCAGACCCGATTCGGCAGCTCCTTGAATATCTTCAGCTCCTCCCCCCGCTATATAGAAATTCTGGCAAGAGGTGTGGACAAGGGTCATGCAGTTCGCTCTCTCTGTGAATCGTATGGGGTGGGCCCTGGAACCGTTATGGCAGTAGGCGACTACTACAATGATATTGGGATGTTCCGAGCAGCTGGATATGCGGTTGCTATGGCCAATGCCCCCGATGAGGTAAAAGCGCATGCACACGCATGTACCGCCAGCAATAGCGAAGATGGTCTGGCCCTCGCCATTGAGTCAGTCCTATGA
- a CDS encoding MFS transporter, with product MKRILSLYRGLPQPIYVLFFATVVNAVGIFIYPFLTLYLTRRLGYTPLQAGAFMTIASILYVPGSFIGSKLADTIGRKPVLVVFQLLMDLCFILAGFFEGEAFVPYFILLGLFFDGAVDPAREALKTDVTSIENRQVSFSLIYLGHNVGYSIGPVIAGYLFYKAPEWLFYGNAAAGILSVLLVMLKIRESKPSKELIEESKGWDTTEKGEEGGLFKALLTRPRLLFFALSVTFFSFAYSQTLFALPLLTTNLFGQAGAPLYGKMMAINGIVVVICNPIIVSLLRRFHPLANSTLSGIFYAIGFGLFAFATTPFVFMGLTVIYTLGEIISATNDNFYVANNTPISHRSRFSAILPIIMGTGHAIAPITGGLIIESYSMSLLWITTALAALIGATGVFLIYLKEKQERK from the coding sequence ATGAAGCGGATACTCTCCCTCTACAGAGGGTTGCCGCAGCCGATCTATGTTCTCTTCTTTGCAACAGTCGTCAATGCTGTCGGGATATTCATCTATCCATTCCTGACGCTCTACCTCACCAGACGATTGGGATATACCCCGCTGCAAGCGGGTGCATTCATGACCATCGCCTCCATCCTCTATGTACCTGGCTCCTTCATCGGCAGCAAACTTGCCGACACCATCGGGCGAAAGCCGGTGTTGGTGGTATTCCAACTGCTGATGGATCTCTGTTTCATCCTGGCGGGTTTCTTTGAGGGAGAGGCATTCGTGCCCTACTTCATTCTGCTGGGTTTGTTCTTCGATGGTGCGGTCGACCCCGCCCGGGAAGCTTTGAAAACCGATGTTACCAGCATCGAGAATCGTCAGGTCTCATTCAGCCTCATCTACCTTGGACACAATGTAGGCTACTCCATCGGCCCGGTCATCGCAGGTTACCTGTTCTACAAAGCTCCTGAATGGTTGTTCTATGGGAATGCCGCAGCCGGCATTCTCTCCGTGCTGCTTGTCATGCTCAAGATACGAGAGAGCAAGCCTTCCAAGGAACTGATCGAGGAGAGCAAGGGATGGGATACCACAGAAAAAGGTGAAGAGGGAGGCCTTTTCAAGGCCTTGCTCACCCGTCCAAGGCTCCTATTCTTCGCACTTTCGGTCACCTTTTTCAGCTTTGCCTACAGCCAGACATTGTTTGCGCTCCCTCTGCTTACCACCAACCTGTTTGGCCAGGCGGGAGCCCCTCTGTATGGCAAGATGATGGCGATCAACGGGATCGTAGTGGTTATATGTAATCCAATTATTGTAAGCTTGCTCAGACGGTTTCACCCTCTGGCAAATTCAACCCTCTCTGGTATTTTCTATGCGATCGGATTCGGCCTCTTTGCTTTTGCAACCACCCCATTTGTATTTATGGGATTGACAGTGATCTACACGTTGGGGGAGATCATATCTGCAACGAATGACAATTTTTACGTGGCCAACAATACCCCGATCAGCCACCGCTCAAGGTTCTCTGCAATCCTGCCCATCATCATGGGTACCGGGCATGCAATAGCCCCCATTACTGGGGGCCTGATCATAGAATCGTACTCCATGAGCCTGCTCTGGATCACCACTGCCCTGGCCGCCCTGATCGGGGCAACCGGGGTCTTCCTGATCTACCTGAAAGAAAAACAGGAACGAAAGTAA
- a CDS encoding 4Fe-4S ferredoxin: MHAARNISLCTKDCVCLFVCPTGATDTENGQIDFAKCQDGCRLCVDACPSHAIYLVPSVYPPPQEKSEAVRKSLFALAKSKAGQERLARSLAEASDDPVFKQLMHAIAASNRVLAEDCYREAGYILPQSEAVTSWLKQLLSEHETDKDFPSDAVKALLEKL; the protein is encoded by the coding sequence ATGCATGCTGCAAGAAATATTTCCCTCTGCACCAAAGATTGTGTCTGTCTGTTTGTCTGTCCAACAGGTGCAACCGATACGGAAAATGGACAGATAGATTTCGCTAAATGCCAGGATGGTTGCCGACTCTGTGTGGATGCCTGCCCAAGTCATGCAATCTACTTGGTCCCTTCTGTCTATCCACCTCCGCAGGAAAAGAGTGAGGCAGTAAGAAAGAGCTTATTCGCCTTGGCAAAGAGTAAAGCAGGACAGGAGCGCCTGGCTAGAAGCCTCGCAGAGGCAAGTGATGATCCTGTCTTCAAGCAGCTCATGCATGCCATTGCAGCAAGCAATCGTGTACTTGCCGAGGACTGTTATCGTGAAGCAGGGTACATCTTGCCGCAGAGTGAGGCAGTAACTTCATGGTTGAAGCAATTGCTCAGCGAGCATGAGACTGATAAGGATTTTCCTTCTGATGCAGTAAAGGCACTCTTGGAAAAGCTGTAA
- a CDS encoding rubredoxin-like domain-containing protein, producing MEDDMRQMSADELGALCSNLQKACNKQLRSEEAALFGTLAAYYDKQRTNEKVQDYQRLLAAINADLSGGFTEASNAAEKANDRGAKRALLWGEKASKLLKALMVRYEKQGSALLENTNVWVCEICGFIYVGDTPPSLCPICKVPSFKIHPIQKEAI from the coding sequence ATGGAAGACGATATGAGACAGATGTCAGCCGATGAACTTGGAGCTCTCTGTTCCAATCTGCAAAAAGCATGTAACAAGCAACTCAGGAGTGAGGAAGCCGCCCTGTTCGGGACACTCGCTGCCTATTATGACAAACAACGTACCAATGAGAAGGTACAGGATTACCAGAGATTGCTTGCTGCAATCAATGCAGATTTGTCTGGTGGTTTTACAGAAGCAAGCAATGCTGCTGAGAAAGCCAATGACAGAGGAGCAAAACGAGCACTGCTTTGGGGTGAGAAGGCTTCCAAACTCCTGAAGGCACTCATGGTACGGTATGAGAAGCAGGGCAGTGCACTGCTTGAAAACACCAATGTATGGGTGTGTGAGATTTGTGGCTTTATCTATGTAGGGGACACTCCTCCTTCCCTTTGCCCGATCTGCAAAGTTCCCAGTTTCAAGATACACCCCATCCAGAAGGAGGCCATCTGA
- a CDS encoding helix-turn-helix transcriptional regulator yields MKHREIGQAIKELRQQKNMTQEELIERADLSRSQLYYIESGRRTPRLPTIHSICAALELSFLEFVHYLYRYSPTSSTPSISSMDAPGATIG; encoded by the coding sequence ATGAAACACAGAGAAATTGGACAAGCAATCAAAGAACTCAGACAACAGAAAAACATGACACAGGAAGAACTCATAGAGAGAGCTGACCTCTCTCGAAGCCAGCTCTATTACATTGAATCGGGAAGACGGACACCCCGCCTTCCCACAATCCATAGTATTTGTGCCGCGCTCGAACTTTCATTTCTCGAGTTTGTGCACTATCTCTATCGTTACTCCCCTACCTCTTCAACACCAAGCATCTCATCAATGGATGCACCAGGGGCAACCATCGGATAG
- the ilvB gene encoding biosynthetic-type acetolactate synthase large subunit, translating to MQMTGAQIIIECLIEQGVDTVFGFPGGAVLPLYDALYQNQSRIRHILTSHEQGASHAADGYARSTGKVGVCMATSGPGATNLVTGIATAYMDSVPMVAFTGNVTVPLLGKDSFQEVDITGITMPITKHNFIVKDVADLAETIRTAFKIAQEGRPGPVLIDVPKDVTVYTADFSPQPIEALQPRTERLSEKSMEQALQLIKQAQRPMCYIGGGVIRAKASEELSQFLENIDSPACTSLMGVGAVSSLSPRFTGLVGMHGTKVSNMSVSSCDLLVVIGARFSDRVVSKASAFAKNAKIIHIDVDPAEIDKNIKTYCHLIGDLKVVLNELNNRIVNPMTHTKWMEQVAEYKKRYPIRVDSESARSKEILKALQSVLPEGFFAVTEVGQHQMWAAQFLKHLQPGHFLTSGGLGTMGYGTGAAIGAQVANPDARVVNVAGDGSFKMNCNELATIARYQLPVIILLMNNQTLGMVRQWQTLFFDRRYSETTLDTPIDWLKLAEAYGVKGMRISKTDDPKPILQAALDLGQAVLIDCEIPVDDKVYPMVAPGASIDEMLGVEEVGE from the coding sequence ATGCAGATGACTGGAGCACAAATAATCATAGAATGTCTGATTGAACAGGGCGTGGATACCGTCTTTGGGTTTCCTGGAGGGGCTGTATTGCCTCTCTATGATGCCCTGTACCAGAATCAGAGCAGAATCCGCCATATCCTGACCAGCCATGAGCAGGGTGCCAGCCACGCTGCTGACGGGTATGCCAGGAGCACTGGAAAGGTAGGCGTATGTATGGCAACCAGTGGACCGGGAGCCACAAACCTCGTTACCGGTATTGCCACAGCCTACATGGATAGTGTTCCCATGGTTGCCTTCACCGGAAATGTAACCGTTCCCCTTCTGGGAAAGGACAGTTTCCAGGAAGTGGATATAACCGGCATTACCATGCCGATCACCAAGCACAACTTTATTGTAAAGGATGTAGCTGACTTGGCTGAGACGATACGTACTGCCTTCAAGATTGCTCAGGAGGGCAGACCTGGTCCTGTCCTGATCGACGTTCCGAAGGATGTGACGGTCTATACCGCAGATTTCTCACCCCAACCGATTGAGGCCTTGCAACCCCGTACCGAACGATTGAGTGAGAAGAGCATGGAACAGGCTTTGCAGCTGATCAAGCAAGCCCAGAGACCGATGTGCTATATCGGTGGTGGTGTGATCAGGGCCAAGGCGAGTGAAGAGCTCTCCCAGTTCCTGGAAAACATAGACAGCCCTGCCTGTACCTCACTGATGGGAGTTGGAGCTGTGAGCTCCCTCAGTCCCCGTTTCACCGGTTTGGTCGGCATGCATGGGACGAAAGTCTCAAACATGAGTGTTTCATCCTGCGACCTTCTGGTGGTAATCGGTGCGCGCTTCAGTGACCGGGTTGTCAGCAAAGCCAGTGCATTTGCGAAGAATGCCAAGATTATCCACATCGATGTGGACCCGGCTGAAATTGACAAGAATATCAAGACCTACTGTCACTTGATCGGGGACCTGAAAGTAGTGCTGAATGAGCTGAACAACCGAATTGTGAATCCCATGACGCATACGAAGTGGATGGAGCAAGTTGCTGAATATAAGAAGCGATACCCAATCAGGGTGGACAGCGAGAGTGCCCGATCCAAGGAGATCCTGAAAGCGCTGCAGAGCGTGCTTCCTGAAGGGTTCTTTGCCGTTACTGAGGTTGGACAACATCAGATGTGGGCTGCACAGTTCCTCAAGCACCTCCAGCCCGGTCACTTCCTCACCAGTGGTGGGCTTGGAACCATGGGGTATGGAACAGGAGCTGCGATCGGAGCACAGGTAGCCAATCCTGATGCTCGCGTCGTCAATGTTGCCGGGGATGGCAGTTTCAAGATGAACTGCAATGAACTGGCTACCATTGCGCGGTATCAGCTACCGGTTATCATTCTCTTGATGAACAACCAGACACTGGGCATGGTACGTCAGTGGCAGACGCTCTTCTTCGACCGACGTTACAGTGAGACCACTCTCGATACCCCCATCGATTGGTTGAAACTTGCTGAGGCCTATGGGGTAAAGGGAATGAGAATCAGCAAGACTGATGATCCGAAGCCGATTCTTCAGGCGGCACTGGACCTGGGACAAGCTGTTCTCATTGATTGTGAGATACCTGTCGATGACAAGGTCTATCCGATGGTTGCCCCTGGTGCATCCATTGATGAGATGCTTGGTGTTGAAGAGGTAGGGGAGTAA